One genomic window of Cannabis sativa cultivar Pink pepper isolate KNU-18-1 chromosome 2, ASM2916894v1, whole genome shotgun sequence includes the following:
- the LOC115718844 gene encoding uncharacterized protein LOC115718844 — translation MPGGHVASAQILEVNILSANDLATVAKMMKTFVVAWVQLDRKVRTRVDPNGHTNPTWNEKLVFRINYDSLILNDSAASLTAEIYSTSARGVDTLVGSVVVPISSLFPPSSIASHSKMQFMTLQILRPSGRPQGVLNVGVSLLEGTRRSFDLSSVAQSDQIPDPKTYHNNNNNHKNQFANGSKATPKNQLRHSKSERSIMSGAQAADKKGSMCSDVGPSPSVVAAAIAMGLYPRGAATATTMTEDDQTAARSSIVLNNWIEDDSVEGLKTKIERWRSEIHPIYERRQQQVNKINYGRSSYRRNNNNEAAPVAKRSEHRRAGSGGGLFSCFGTAYGCEFSISCGGGSRRHNSKKFDNNGDKTHLSLSEFSYDDPYV, via the coding sequence ATGCCCGGAGGACACGTGGCATCAGCACAGATCCTAGAGGTGAATATCTTATCGGCAAATGACTTAGCTACGGTGGCCAAGATGATGAAAACATTCGTGGTCGCCTGGGTTCAACTCGACCGGAAAGTGAGAACCCGGGTCGACCCGAACGGACATACTAACCCGACGTGGAACGAGAAGCTCGTTTTTCGAATCAACTACGACTCTCTCATCCTCAACGACTCCGCCGCCTCTCTCACCGCCGAGATCTACTCAACCTCGGCACGTGGCGTCGACACGCTCGTCGGGAGCGTGGTCGTTCCCATCAGCAGCCTCTTTCCTCCTTCCTCTATCGCCTCACATTCCAAGATGCAGTTCATGACTCTCCAGATTCTCCGGCCTTCGGGTCGGCCTCAGGGGGTTCTCAACGTCGGAGTCTCTTTACTGGAAGGAACCAGACGAAGCTTCGATCTTAGCTCCGTCGCGCAATCGGATCAGATACCCGACCCGAAAACTTAtcataacaacaacaacaaccataaAAACCAGTTCGCCAATGGGTCAAAGGCGACGCCAAAAAATCAGTTACGGCACTCGAAAAGTGAACGATCGATAATGAGCGGAGCTCAGGCGGCGGACAAAAAGGGATCGATGTGTTCGGACGTGGGACCATCGCCGTCGGTGGTGGCGGCGGCAATCGCGATGGGATTATATCCTCGAGGAGCGGCGACGGCGACAACGATGACGGAGGATGATCAGACGGCGGCTAGAAGCTCGATCGTTCTGAATAATTGGATCGAAGATGATAGCGTGGAAGGGCTTAAGACGAAAATCGAGAGGTGGCGATCGGAGATTCATCCGATTTACGAGAGGAGGCAGCAGCAGGTGAATAAAATCAATTACGGAAGGTCGAGTTATCGGAGGAACAACAACAATGAGGCGGCGCCGGTGGCAAAGAGGTCAGAGCACAGACGGGCCGGGTCGGGTGGCGGGTTGTTCTCGTGCTTTGGGACGGCTTATGGTTGCGAGTTTTCGATATCTTGTGGTGGTGGTAGCCGTAGGCATAATAGTAAGAAGTTTGATAATAATGGGGACAAGACTCATCTTAGCCTATCTGAATTTTCATACGATGATCCGTATGTATAG
- the LOC115720902 gene encoding plasmodesmata-located protein 3, translating to MEPTYSKPFIVLQITFFFVTLYYLLPYANPISDNNLVFKTCSNKKNLTTSTYQSHSQALSFLFQELVSRSSKSKFFKTTQLSVLDDQTAISGLFQCREDITNEECLNCVKTLPETATTNRCYAARVQLQQCYIRYEPEELVLDVYSSSQDELVLLHKTCGPESNHVDGFEAMRDAALLALEDSVVEKGGFCKTNMELVQAMVQCEGKMEACECGLCVNKAVEIAQEECGKAVSAEIYLDKCFLSYSYYPQGIPVDGENKRGNNSSNNGKLMAIVIGGAAALGFGFIFLLFIKSRTEKDDDDLV from the exons ATGGAACCAACATATTCGAAACCATTCATTGTTCTTCAAATCACTTTCTTCTTTGTAacactttattatttattacctTATGCTAACCCCATTTCAGATAATAACTTAGTATTCAAAACttgttcaaacaaaaaaaatcttacCACTTCAACATACCAATCTCACTCACAAGCCCTCTCATTCCTTTTCCAAGAGCTAGTCTCTCGATCCTCCAAGTCCAAGTTTTTCAAAACAACCCAATTAAGTGTCTTGGATGACCAAACAGCCATTTCTGGCCTCTTCCAATGCAGAGAAGACATCACTAATGAGGAGTGCCTAAACTGCGTCAAAACTCTACCCGAAACAGCCACCACCAACAGGTGCTATGCTGCCCGGGTACAGCTTCAGCAGTGTTATATTCGTTATGAGCCAGAGGAGCTTGTTTTGGACGTGTACTCTTCCTCACAAGACGAACTAGTATTACTGCACAAAACTTGTGGCCCGGAATCAAACCATGTCGACGGGTTTGAGGCGATGAGGGACGCCGCGTTATTGGCTTTGGAAGATTCTGTTGTAGAAAAAGGCGGGTTTTGTAAGACTAACATGGAACTGGTTCAGGCAATGGTGCAGTGTGAGGGGAAAATGGAAGCTTGTGAGTGTGGTTTGTGTGTGAACAAGGCTGTTGAGATAGCTCAAGAAGAATGTGGTAAAGCTGTTTCAGCTGAAATTTACTTGGACAAGTGCTTTTTAAGTTATTCTTATTATCCCCAAGGCATACCTG TGGATGGAGAAAACAAGCGAGGCAATAATAGTAGCAACAATGGGAAATTAATGGCCATTGTTATTGGAGGAGCAGCTGCTTTGGgttttgggtttatttttttattgttcatCAAATCTCGAACAGAGAAAGATGACGATGATTTAGTGTAG